From Deinococcus reticulitermitis, the proteins below share one genomic window:
- a CDS encoding metallophosphoesterase family protein, whose translation MTRIAVLADLHANLSATLAVHADIQRRRIGELWVLGDLVGKGPRPREVLEWTQEHAARVIQGNWDARVAGATHRPQDLWPRSKLTPAQLSYLSELPYGIEEEFGGAWWRFVHASSRGLFHRLYPHSSLSEQLDAFLPNPALGLKEYADVLVYADTHEALFLDVEGRPLINCGSVGNPLDSTLPCYLILDFGQGGPGYTASFVRLTYDRDEEIAAAEASGMPFTREYVTELLTGAYQKRRARLGE comes from the coding sequence ATGACCCGCATCGCCGTCCTCGCCGACCTGCATGCCAACCTGTCGGCGACGCTGGCGGTTCACGCCGACATCCAGCGGCGGCGCATCGGCGAGCTGTGGGTGCTCGGTGACCTCGTGGGCAAGGGACCGCGCCCGCGCGAGGTGCTCGAATGGACGCAGGAACACGCCGCGCGCGTGATCCAGGGCAACTGGGACGCCCGCGTTGCCGGCGCCACCCACCGCCCCCAGGACCTGTGGCCGCGCAGCAAGCTCACGCCGGCGCAGCTCTCCTACCTCTCTGAATTGCCCTACGGCATCGAGGAGGAGTTCGGCGGGGCGTGGTGGCGCTTCGTCCACGCGAGTTCGCGCGGGCTCTTTCACCGCCTCTATCCCCACAGCAGCCTCTCCGAGCAGCTTGACGCCTTTCTCCCCAACCCGGCGCTCGGCCTCAAGGAATACGCCGACGTGCTCGTGTACGCCGACACCCACGAGGCGCTGTTTCTGGATGTGGAAGGCCGCCCGCTGATCAACTGCGGCAGCGTGGGCAACCCGCTCGACTCGACGTTGCCGTGCTACCTGATTCTCGATTTTGGTCAGGGCGGCCCCGGCTACACCGCGTCTTTCGTGCGCCTGACTTACGACCGCGACGAGGAAATCGCCGCCGCCGAGGCGAGCGGGATGCCTTTTACCCGCGAGTACGTCACTGAACTGCTCACCGGGGCGTATCAGAAACGCCG